TCTCCTTCACAGCTTTTGTGACCTGCTTGGCTGATTGAATAGCATTAAGAAAATACTCGAAACTGCTGCTTCCAGTTAGATTTCTTCCCTGGCTGTTTCTGTAATGGAAATAGGAGAAGATACAAACTACACTTCCCTCTTGCAAGGGACAGAAATATCTTAGAGCaaggattctttttttttttttttttttcctgagggaaaaagaaaacattagaaacaaaagaaatttgcattttttgaaAGGCATAGGGAAGCTGGTTCAGCCCTTCACTGTCTATTGACAGTACAAGAAGGAGGATAAAAAACCAGTGCACTCCAACAAAATACCATGGTCATGGCAGACATAAGAACACTTAGGAAGAATCAGAAAATCAGAATTATTAGAAAAGACaccttcccttcttcctttgTCACATTCTTTTAACTTTAAACCCATGTGCACTTCTTTTCTTTCCACAACTGATTTTAAAGGACATTTTACAACAGCAGTTGACCAAATCAGTAGTGAATTGGCATCTCTGGATAAAATAATATCCGTGCATGTCCATGCATACTCACTCCCTAGAAAAATTACTTGTTCCAGTAAGAGCTTAAGCATCTTTTTCCTCCATCTCTGGTAAAGAAGTTCAGCTCAAACCCATTTTTAAACCCTTCAGTAATATGGCAGTGAATCTCTGCAACTTCATCTGTGCAAGGGCAGCTCCCAGGTTCAACCTTGGGCATTCATGCATCAACTGTCTTGAATCATGCTCTCTTTCAGATTTAGGTGAAGAGAAATCTATTAGAGATTCAcattgtctttaaaaaatatatttgaacaTTTACTCGAAGAGCAGAGACACTTATGTGCTCAGGGCAGGCATGACATCTACTGATTTGGCTCTTCATATTCCCAAACACtagcagcacagggagggggAGGGACGAATTTGGCACCCAGTCAAGCACATATGTGACACTCATCCACAACATCCCGGCTTTGTCCTTGGAGGAAACAATTGTGTTACTGGATGAAAGACTTCACATGGAGATAACACACACACTTCAGTTTTAACTATACCCTTTGCAGGGGCTGTGTCTTCACAGTGGTGATTTCTCTTGCCTATAGTCTCTGTCTCAAAATGCTGAAGGGCTTGCACTTCCTTTTGAAGCTTCCTTGGAACACTGGATCAGCTGGGATGCAAAGGAAAACTGGTGCTTATGGGTTGGAGTGATGCTTTGCTAATGATGCTTTCTTACCCAGGCTTCAAAATTACTTACatccaggagcagggagctgcagcaatATTTATTTTGGGTTCAGTTTAACTCCTGAAGGACTTCACCAAAACTTCCAATAGCTGTCCAAGTACAGCTGCAGTTCAACACAAATAAGAAATAGAAGCCATTTCCAGTTTGTTCTGCTCAGGAACAGACTGGAAAGCAGGGACTAAAACACACCTCATTCCACAAAAGCACACACTTCCAAATCCTCATTTCCCTTTGAACCTTCTACTCCTATGACTCCGGTCCTTACATTCTGTTTCTAGACATTTTTGACAGCAAACTTGAGAGGAATATTCATCTGCAGTACTGGAAGTGCAGCAGACACCTGTGCCTTGCTCAGTGAGGAGCAAACCAGTCCTGCATCACCAGGGCATGGAGAACCACTGTAAGGAGCTGGATCTCACACTAGTCATGGTGACACAAAACTTGTCACCTCTCTCACAACACACAGCTCTCTCTTTTCAGACTATCTTGCTTGATAAAACCATTATGCTCTTCACAAATCTTGAGATATCAAACGCAAAGTAATTGCACCTTTGTCTTCTTGCAGTCACTCTGACTTCagtgtattttttgttttgtttgagttTTCCTTGCCAAATCAGCCCTATTGCAGGGATGATCTGATCTACCACAGAGACACAGGATCAGTAACACAAACTGAAGAGCAGAGGGCTATGTGCATGAGCCCCACTCCTTGCAGAAAAACCCTGCATTTGGGTTGTGCCAGGCAAACTGTGCCGTCAGGCATTCAGTTTGTAATTCAGGGATCAGAGAGGTCAAGGGGAATCTTTTCATTCACTTCAGCAGGCTTTGGAACAGAGCCTGGTGCCCACATTATGCTGTCAAAGGGACTACTTATCAGATGGTTTATTAGTCTATTTTTTCCCAAGAAGACTGAAATAACAAATTCAGCCTAAAATCCTGGAGCAAAAAAGGAAGCTGCAAGTTAGTAATTTATACCTCACCAAGAGAAAATACATTCTTTTAAATTCAGTGTATAGTAAACATGGTTTTGGACAAGCAGGTAAATTAAGACAGTGCAAGACTGAAGATGAATTCACAGTGTGTCTGTGTCAATAAATTCTCTAATCAAGTTCACTAATGAAAGCAGTTACTAGATAATTTGCTGTTTAAACTTGTTCAACCCACTTCTCTACCAGCAGTCACCTCCTCCTTCCACAGTGCTCATTACCCATTTCAGCTAAATGCATTGAAATTCTCATTAAAAAGTTTTTGCCACAAAATATGCAAAGTGTTTTCCATGGGTTGTAGAAGGAGCCAGACCTTGACTTCAGGCTGCTGTGCAAAATGCAAAGCATGCAGGAGCCTTGGTTACACAGCACAGGATGTCATGACTGCAGCAGTCGGCACTTGGACAGGGCTCTTGCTGGAACAGTACTTCATTGTCAGAAAGGGACATCTCCATAGGATTACAGAGTATTTTGAACTGGAAAGGACCCAAGAACTATCAAATCCAACTCTCCTGTTACATACCAGGCTTCCCTTTTGCAGAACTCCCTCCTCATTTATCCTGCTCCAACACAGCACAAGCTCTCCTTAGCTATGACAGGCAGCATTCCATTTTCCACATGACTGCTCAGGTAAGTGCTTTCACAATGACATcacagctggcagaggagaTGGTGGAACAATACTTAAGTTCACCACTGCCTAAATTCAGGGCAGGTGACCTGCACCCTCCCAGATTTATGGTTTGGATATCAGCTAGTGGATACCCAGTAATGGTTAAGGTAGAAAGTATCATGCAAAGTGTGGCACAATCTTCATTATTAAGGTGGAATGCTTCCATGATATGCTAAACAGCACTCCAAGATGATCTTACTTTACAGATGTTAAATTTGTTGAGATTTGCGTTTAAATCAccttttttttgggaaaaagtAGGTGTTAAAGTTACATGGAAAGTAGTTTCAGGCCCTTCTAACTCCAAGACAATCACACTCATTTCAGAACAGGGACATGACTTCTAGTAAACACAAACAGCCTTTAGAAAAACTTCAGGAAAAGGAGAGTCCTTTTCATTTGACTTGCAACCTACAGAGGTACTTCATTAAATTAACTTCTGTAAGGACTTCTCATGTAAGTGTTCTTTACCTCCTTGtgctaaaacaaaataaatccttGCCTTGCTAAGCAGATGAATGACTGCTTTAGTTTTTTACCTTTTCCTTGGGATTTTACCACACTCCAAAGCACTATTAAGGTTATTGTAGTGTTTCACTGATTACAAGTGAAGAGGAACACAGCAATTCCAAAACCTTTTTGACTCCTTTCCTATTGCCTCTGTTTAAATGTCTTTCCTCCTTTGTTTCCAAGCCACAGCTGTGTCTGTCCTTGGTCCAGACTACACTCTTCATTTCAAGTGCCTTCCTCCCGCACTTCTTTATTCTGTTCTCATCCCCTCTAGATGttagtttttccttttatttttgtttttattttaaaggactTTAGGTATAAGCACAGTACCACTGAATCAGTGATGAGAAACCTAGCAAAGAACGTGTGCACTGGCTTTAGTAAGACTGTCCTTTTTGGTAAACCACAAAATCATATTTCCACCCCAAAGCACTGAACAGAATCTGTTACTTACTTGTTCCATTGAACTTATTTCCTGGTATCTGACTCACCTCAACAGACTTGGTTCTCagatttcctttctgttttgctgTCAGGAATCATGAGTACCGGGTGGTCAGTGTTCCAGTTACCACAGAATCAGTGATTAGACAATTAGCAATTAAGACACAGGCAGATCCTGCTTAAGCTTGTCAAAAACATGAAAACTAGCACCAGCATCAGCTAAAGGAAAATACTAAAACTTTTTCTAATCTTAGAGATTATTTCTTACTGATTCTGTTAACAGACAATTCTAGAAAATGAAGGCTTAATCTAGATGTGTATACTGTACATGATACTTTAGCTTTCTGAGCAGTAACCAAGACTTGCAGATTCAGACACTTTATTCCCTTCTCCAAAATCATGATGCTTTACCAATCAAAATATATTATAAAAGCTTTCTTCCAATAaaaacaagtattttgaatTTTCTGTACATTAAAAGACTTTATCAGTGCCTGTTATCTTGTCTCTATCTAGTATTCACAAAACTACTGAAGGAATATTGAAGATGCTTTGAATTCACCAGTAGTCAGGCCACTGCACTGATGTATTGGTGTCATCATGTCACCTTCCAGTAAAAAAGTTAACTTTTCACATAAAGGCAGAAGATTATGTCTGTAACATACAGACATAAACCTGAGGAGTTTTTTAATGAGTACAGAAGGATTCAGGGCTGACTAAAAATCCTATTCATTTTACTCACATTATGAACCAGTCACTATCAAAACAATTCATGTTCACAGTATAAACATTCAAGTTCACACCAAACCTACAGATTGTGGCCCTCAGCTCATCTTTAGGAAGTTTTTATAACAACAGGAGCAGGTATTAAGTTTGTATTCCAACTAAATCAAGTTAAACCCAAGACCTGAGGAAGGGTATTCTAGAGACACTAAGGCAGTGACTATCTGCAACACACTATCTGCAACACACACTTTTTATCCAAGTATCTGCTGTTTGTCTGCCATTCTACTCAGACTGAGTACTTCCAGCAAAGCCAATTCCAATGGCAACATTAAGGGTCACTGACTTCTGTAAGTGCAACGCTCCTTGTGACACATTTTATTTGCCAGGAAATGTAAAACTCAGATTAGGTAACAGCGATGTCCAGTTGGAGAACAGCTTTTCAGACAAAAGGCTCCCATCATAGTaccaaaacaataaataatctacccaaaaaaaaccccaaggaagAGTGGGTGTAAACTCCTTGACATACAAAACTGTATTATAGCAAGGAACTATATTCAACCATCAGTATAAGAGAGAAAAGACATAAATGAAAATACTGTTTTgtaaactgaaataatttaatagAAGAATCTAATCAGATCAAATCTGTAGGATTCTGCTGATTTGTTGAATACATTCAACAAATACATATAAAACCTTGTTCAGTGATAACtagtaagaaaaatatttgtaattttaATACATTTCTGCTGTAATGAAACTTTGCAGCAATTGCCATGTCACTCATGACAGAATAGATATCACCAATACATTATTTTATATAGAATTTCACTTCAGAAAAATGACAAATTACTGGGTCTTGTTACAGTGAGATTTGAAGAACCCTCTTTGAGCAGGACTGGCAAAGGTGTGAGTTAGCAGTTCCCTTCTCaacacaaatgaaaaattagGGATAGTTCTACAGTAAGTTTCTCAGTTTCATCAGGACAGCTTCAGACCTTGCACATTTTGTTTCAGATTGAGCAACTCTTTCTCTTGTCTTGTCTTCTCCTGTTTGAAGGCCAGCTTGTTGGCTTTCTTCTCCATTCTGCGTTCCTGTACATAGGAATAATGAGGAATTTACAAAATAGGAATTAACATGCAAAATCAAACTATTCCAATTAACTCTTCTAGACCATGAAAGTAAGAGCAATCTGGACAATAATATTATTTATGGCACTAATTATTAGTAGTCAAATTAATACGTGTACAACCAGGACAAACATCTTTAGTCAGCCGAAGCTTCTAATATGCTGGCAATTTCTGTTCCTAAGTAAGACAGCTAGGATTTCACTGTGGCCAATTAGGATTTTCCACATTTCTTTCAGATATGATGTTTCAGATCACACAAAGTGAGAAGTAGCTATTTCCTTTGCTACTTTAGATTGCAAGGAAATATGATGTTCCTTCAGCAGTTGTATCTGCAGTAGTGGCCACAGTAAAAGACCCGAAGTTTTGATACTGGAAATCAGTAAGACAAAAGTGTGATGTTAACTTTCTTTccagtaaatttttttttttaaaaagcaataattAGTCCTTTGAGACCACCAAGATTTTCCCACTACCTTCAGACATGACAAGTGAGTTTTAAACAAAGTTTGTAAGACAGAATTCAGGTAACATAAAATGCTTTGCAAGGTTTTATTTGCAGTCAGGCATACCTTTCGCTCCTCTTTTATTGCCTGTTTTCTGGCTTTGCGATCCTCTTTGCTCTCAGCTTTGGAACGAGGCTGTGTTGATGCTTTTGGCAGGTCACTGCCATTTATCATTTGCATGCGCTCCACCTGCTTAGCAGTGAGACCCTTCTGAGGCAGGACGTGTAGGGGAATTCCAGTCTTCTGAGAAATTTTTATTGGTTTGGGCTAAAATAGAGTGCATATGAATTAGTGGCCCCTAGCTTTCTCTCCAGGAAGTGCACATGGCACTGCCTTATCAGTGTAAAAACTTCAGATCCAGATTTAACAGTAATAAATGTTAAGTCTCCTCATACTATTTAACTCCCCCACAAAAACACACATTTATCCCAAAGTATGAAATCAAAACATGTGTGACAAAATCTGGCTTTCCAgaacaagaaaaacatttttccctTCAATTTAAGtattactgaaaaaataaagaactcAAGTAGTCAATTAATCTTCCTTTATAAGCTTGCAAGAAAAAGGTTTAATTCCAAATTTGGGGATATTAAGCTGTGCTCTAATGATGGGGAACATATGGAAGACCAAAGAACTAGAATAAATTGTTCCAGACCACAGGCAAATAAACCTGAGCAAGTATGTGGCTGTGAGACACAGATTACACAAATCTCACAGGTATCTCACAGATACCAACAAAGGAAATTCCTTGCTCTGTTTCTGCCTAGCTATTACAGAAACGTTTAACTGACTCAGTTTTCCTtctaataagaaaaaatatatccAAATTCTTCTTTAGTGAAGAAATAATACCAAAGCCCTCCCCAACCCCCATTTCTGCTCCCTGTCTTTTAAAACAGATAcccactgagaaaaaaaacacatttatcTCAAGTTTTCCCAGTGTTATTCATCAGAGTAAGTTTAATAATTTTACCTTTGATGGCTCCTTAATAAGTGTTGGGTGATTATATAAGTTTGAATAAGTACCTAAgccacaaagaaaaaagaaagtagtCAAGAAATGCTTGCAAATGGCAATTATGAATTGTACTGCTACTTAGGTTTTGGGAATTTCTCCTGTTGTGCTCAGAGAATAAACCATTTTACCTGAAGCACTGCCAGGGAAGTTCTGAAATCACCTATCATTTACTTTGAAGTCCTAAGAGCAAATAAGCAAACTCCAAAATACTTACTCAAAATGGATTCACAATCCCACTTTTCTTTTGGCTCCTCAATAACTACAGTTactatttcttccttttcctcctcactTTCTTCATTTGCTGGAGAGTCCAAATCTTCATCAGGTTCAAGAGCATCCAATTTCACACAACTTTTTCAAAGTTCAGAGAACAAAAAAATAGAGTTTATCTTTTACTGAAAATGTATAATTATGTAAGCTCAGACTCCCTTAAGTCAAGCCCCAGACCTAATAAAGCTATTTCCAATCCAATTTGCAGCAAAAATGAAGCTTCCTTAAGTAAGCCTGCTCAAAATAAACTAAAAACATTAGGACAAAGACACAGTCAACAAAAGAAGTATTTCTGTTTTTCAAGAGGATTAATGCCTCTAATAGATACTGCTTACATTACGTTCAACACAATTACACAAAAGGAGTATAACCTACTCAAACCAATAAAATTCTCCACTTAATTTTATCATGCAAGTGGATAACACTCACATGCAGCAGATTTCTTTTGGGATGCAATCTTTTGAGTACATGAACTTGAAACAACATGCCCATAACTTCCATATAAACAGAGGATTACAGAACTACTTATGTGAAGCAGCACTTCTGGGAATACATActtctttgctttctctttgtAGTAATCATCCAGGACTTCCTGCAGCCGAGCATTGTCTGTGTTAATGTAGCCTTCTAACTCCACGTTATCTAAGGCTCCAATCTCATCTTCATCAAATTGTTcataaaactaaaataaagaaGTGGGTATCTGTAACTAGACCACATTTGTCATGCAACTTCTTGATAGCTTGAAGAAGAGccaaacatttatttattgcttctttttcctctcccctCTCATTCGCTGAACAACTGCCAAACACATCTGCAGTAGGATTTCCTTACTGTCAGTTCTTTCTACATAGGACTCACAAAGTTATCTCATAATAATATATAAACCAGCTTCTAAAAAACGTTTTTTATTGTGATGCATTATTTCAATCTACGCCTTAAGAAGCCTGTCACTGCTCAGAACAAAAGTTACACCCTATTTCCATGCTCTCTTCATGAATTTATACTTTACCAGGGACCTGTAAATGGTTTGCTGGGTTGAACTGAGCCTCTCAGACAAAAGTGTAACACTAATTATGAATGCTCATACAGTCACTGGAGTAATTTTGTTTACCTCCATCAGTGCTGGGCCTTACAACAGCAATTAACACTACAGCCTAGGTGACACAAGCCTCTAAATGTACCCAGTATTAAATGCAGACTACATGCTAAGAGCAGTAGCTTGATGCCCTGACTGTTAAAAGCAGTAAAATCTGCACAGGTATACAGGACACTGCCTGATGAAATTAATCAATAGACAAAGAAGCATTTGACACCCTTCACAGCTACAGTCCTGAGCAGCCTCACCTTCTCAAATCTGTCATCCAAGAGGGTCAACTGCTCATTCCGTCTTATTACTGAAGATGTCATAGAATATTCCGTGAAACGACTCCTGGTTTCTTCTTGCATGAAAAGGAATTCTTTTGGCTGTCCATTAACCTCACCATCTGACAAAGGACCTTCTGAATCATAGTCTCTATCAGTACTGCAGCTATCCTTTTCATCACTATCATCTTCCATATCTTCCCATTCATCTTCATCCTCAGCATCAGGTGCCCTGAACAGAAGCACAAAATAGTTTTAGAATAATACATGGACCTTTATATAGCTCTGACCTGTCCTGGGTTATCTGAAACAACTTGTCAATAACAGATTTAAATATCTTGAGAGAGACACTTTTCTGAGAGCTGAAAGCATTTCTAGCTGGATCATGCTTCTGTGCACTGAGACTGAAGTTATTTTTATATTCAGCTGTACAtgtcaaagcagaaaaatatcaGCAGCATTCTTGACTattaaaacaagcaaaaattCTTACTGTTCATGAAATTATGAGAATGATACCAAAACCTAAGTAGATAAAATGCTGTGGGGTATCACACAAAGCCTTTGTAAAGGTTTCAGAAACAGCCAGTAGCCTTCATCAATACTATTACTGACGTATTTTACATGCAAGAGATGACAACGTTTTAAACAGTTCAAGAACACTATTATTCCAAATACTGCATATAATCCATGAGCTCAAAGTAACAAATGAAACCCACTTCTTGGATAAAGTaagaaatttcattttgcaaGCTGCCATCCGAGTAACACAAGGTAATACTTTTTTCAACACACCAAAGTATTCAGTTTGACATCTGAAACCATTGTGGCT
The genomic region above belongs to Passer domesticus isolate bPasDom1 chromosome 3, bPasDom1.hap1, whole genome shotgun sequence and contains:
- the LTV1 gene encoding protein LTV1 homolog produces the protein MPHKKKKPFIEKKKAVTFHLVHRSQRDPLAADDTAPQRVLLPTQKGHEERRREEQRKYGVFFDDDYDYLQHLKEASGPSELVPSVRGQQSRIVITNEGHIEDEIQRISAPSIKLPSSVFATEFEEDVGLLNKAAPVSGPRLDFDPDIVAALDDDFDFDNPENILEDDFVLQANKPQKRAPDAEDEDEWEDMEDDSDEKDSCSTDRDYDSEGPLSDGEVNGQPKEFLFMQEETRSRFTEYSMTSSVIRRNEQLTLLDDRFEKFYEQFDEDEIGALDNVELEGYINTDNARLQEVLDDYYKEKAKNCVKLDALEPDEDLDSPANEESEEEKEEIVTVVIEEPKEKWDCESILSTYSNLYNHPTLIKEPSKPKPIKISQKTGIPLHVLPQKGLTAKQVERMQMINGSDLPKASTQPRSKAESKEDRKARKQAIKEERKERRMEKKANKLAFKQEKTRQEKELLNLKQNVQGLKLS